The following are from one region of the Streptomyces fradiae genome:
- the hemA gene encoding 5-aminolevulinate synthase yields the protein MVTTTLPTRPAHLAHFLARAAEPEAAEREFLELGRRAGRFPHAAAAAVAGPGAAPREITVWCSNDYLGMGQHPTVLAEMREAVARYGAGSGGSRNIAGTNHLHVRLEEELAALHGKEAALLFTSGYTANDGALTVLAGAVPDCVVFSDELNHASIIDGLRHSGADKRIFRHNDTGHLAELLAAEAPERPKLIVLESVYSMSGDIAPLREVTELARRYGATIYLDEVHAVGMYGPHGAGIAAREGLAADITVVMGTLGKGFGTAGGYIAGPEAMIGAVRAMSRPFVFTTSLPPAVAAGALAAVRHLTTSETERAALHRNARLLHRLLRERGIPFLSDESHIVSVLVGEDTACKRVSALLLDRYGYYVQPINAPSVRTGEEILRIAPGAVPSPEDVTRFADALDTVWGDTGLARTGG from the coding sequence ATGGTGACGACGACCCTGCCCACCCGACCCGCGCACCTGGCGCACTTCCTCGCCCGGGCCGCCGAACCGGAAGCCGCCGAGCGGGAGTTCCTGGAGCTCGGCCGCCGGGCCGGACGCTTCCCGCATGCCGCCGCGGCAGCGGTCGCGGGCCCCGGTGCGGCGCCCCGCGAGATCACCGTCTGGTGCAGCAACGACTACCTCGGCATGGGCCAGCACCCCACCGTCCTCGCGGAGATGCGCGAGGCCGTCGCCCGGTACGGCGCGGGCTCCGGCGGCTCCCGCAACATCGCCGGCACCAACCACCTGCACGTCCGGCTGGAGGAGGAACTCGCCGCGCTGCACGGCAAGGAGGCGGCCCTGCTGTTCACCTCCGGCTACACCGCGAACGACGGGGCGCTGACCGTCCTGGCCGGCGCGGTCCCCGACTGCGTGGTCTTCTCGGACGAGCTGAACCACGCCTCCATCATCGACGGTCTGCGGCACAGCGGCGCCGACAAGCGCATCTTCCGCCACAACGACACCGGCCACCTCGCCGAACTCCTCGCGGCCGAGGCGCCCGAGCGCCCCAAGCTGATCGTCCTGGAGTCGGTCTACTCGATGTCGGGCGACATCGCGCCACTGCGCGAGGTCACCGAGCTGGCGCGCCGGTACGGGGCGACGATCTATCTGGACGAGGTGCACGCCGTCGGCATGTACGGGCCGCACGGCGCCGGGATCGCCGCCCGCGAGGGCCTGGCCGCCGACATCACCGTCGTCATGGGCACGCTCGGCAAGGGGTTCGGCACCGCCGGCGGCTACATCGCGGGCCCGGAGGCGATGATCGGCGCCGTCCGGGCGATGTCCCGGCCGTTCGTCTTCACCACCTCCCTGCCTCCGGCGGTCGCGGCCGGCGCGCTGGCCGCCGTACGCCACCTCACGACGTCCGAGACGGAGCGGGCCGCGCTGCACCGCAACGCCCGGCTGCTGCACCGGCTGCTGCGGGAGCGCGGCATCCCGTTCCTCTCCGACGAGTCCCACATCGTGTCGGTCCTGGTCGGCGAGGACACCGCGTGCAAGCGGGTCTCCGCACTGCTGCTCGACCGCTACGGCTACTACGTCCAGCCCATCAACGCGCCCAGCGTCCGGACCGGCGAGGAGATCCTGCGGATCGCGCCCGGCGCCGTGCCCTCGCCCGAGGACGTGACGCGCTTCGCCGACGCACTCGACACGGTGTGGGGCGACACCGGCCTCGCCCGGACCGGCGGCTGA
- a CDS encoding thiazolylpeptide-type bacteriocin, producing MNQGLTTEDFASFELAELDVLDVADGVALPEMGASSGDWLCCSSSSSSSCC from the coding sequence ATGAACCAGGGTCTGACCACCGAGGACTTCGCCTCCTTCGAGCTCGCGGAGCTGGACGTCCTCGACGTGGCCGACGGCGTCGCCCTCCCCGAGATGGGCGCCTCCAGCGGTGACTGGCTGTGCTGCTCCTCGTCGTCCTCCTCGTCCTGCTGCTGA
- a CDS encoding AMP-binding protein, whose product MADSCSVASVLERSATRRPAHPALVFDGVSLSYAELWTGALRYAAALRARGLAAGDKVALLLPNAPVFPLAYYGALALGAVVVPVHAGSRTPEITHVLRDSGAKALICSRSLLAHGAPAAHATGTAVLAVHDAGTGAGGGPEPAPDGGPEPAAGGGPAPAADECGFPLLDREAEAAPPLRGPVPRGEDDIALVLYTSGTTGTPKGVMLTHRGVLANITVSARTPFAFEDDDVLLGTLPLSHTFGQICGMGVCFHSGATLVLMDRFDGPRALDLAVTHHCTVVMGVPTMYLALLDAAACDTRRPPLRRAYSGGSSLAPTVLARVEAELGCPVYEGYGLTETSPSVSYNQPGLPRRPGTVGLPLPGVEVAIADPDPDSATATGPGPAGRIRLLPDGARGEIVVRGHNVMAGYLGRPEATAEVLVDGWLRTGDIGAKDADGCLRVLDRKKDVVISGGYNVYPREVEEVLLGHPRVAQAAVFGVPHDTLGEAVHAVLRVAAPEKPEELAEEILAWTRHRLARHKCPRRVTFTDAFPVGPTGKVLRHRLAADWSPNSTPATPR is encoded by the coding sequence GTGGCGGACTCCTGCTCGGTCGCGTCCGTCCTCGAACGCTCGGCGACGCGCCGTCCCGCCCACCCGGCCCTCGTCTTCGACGGCGTCTCCCTGTCCTACGCCGAGCTGTGGACCGGCGCGCTCCGGTACGCCGCCGCGCTGCGCGCGCGGGGGCTGGCGGCCGGGGACAAGGTGGCGCTGCTGCTGCCGAACGCGCCGGTCTTCCCCCTCGCCTACTACGGGGCGCTCGCGCTGGGCGCCGTCGTCGTGCCCGTGCACGCCGGGTCCCGTACCCCGGAGATCACCCATGTCCTGCGGGACTCCGGGGCGAAGGCCCTGATCTGTTCCCGTTCTCTGCTCGCGCACGGCGCTCCCGCCGCGCATGCCACCGGTACGGCGGTGCTGGCCGTCCACGACGCCGGTACGGGGGCGGGCGGCGGGCCCGAACCGGCCCCGGACGGAGGGCCCGAACCGGCCGCGGGCGGCGGGCCCGCACCGGCCGCGGACGAATGCGGATTCCCGCTGCTCGACCGGGAGGCCGAGGCGGCCCCGCCGCTGCGGGGGCCCGTGCCGCGCGGCGAGGACGACATCGCCCTGGTGCTCTATACCTCCGGGACCACGGGCACCCCCAAGGGCGTCATGCTCACGCACCGCGGTGTCCTGGCGAACATCACAGTCAGCGCCCGCACCCCCTTCGCCTTCGAGGACGACGACGTGCTGCTCGGCACGCTGCCGCTGTCCCACACCTTCGGCCAGATCTGCGGAATGGGCGTCTGCTTCCACTCCGGAGCCACACTCGTCCTGATGGACCGGTTCGACGGCCCGCGGGCGCTCGACCTCGCGGTGACCCACCACTGCACCGTGGTCATGGGCGTGCCCACCATGTATCTCGCGCTGCTCGACGCCGCCGCGTGCGACACCCGCCGGCCACCGCTGCGGCGCGCCTACTCGGGCGGCTCCTCACTGGCGCCGACGGTGCTCGCCCGGGTCGAGGCCGAGCTGGGCTGTCCCGTCTACGAGGGGTACGGGCTCACCGAGACGTCGCCGAGCGTCAGCTACAACCAGCCGGGGCTGCCCCGCCGGCCCGGCACCGTCGGCCTGCCGCTTCCCGGCGTCGAGGTGGCCATCGCGGACCCGGACCCGGACTCGGCAACGGCAACGGGACCGGGACCGGCGGGCCGGATCAGGCTCCTGCCGGACGGCGCACGCGGCGAGATCGTGGTCCGGGGCCACAACGTGATGGCCGGCTACCTGGGCCGGCCCGAGGCCACCGCCGAGGTTCTGGTCGACGGCTGGCTCCGCACCGGCGACATCGGGGCCAAGGACGCCGACGGCTGTCTGCGCGTCCTCGACCGCAAGAAGGACGTCGTCATCAGCGGCGGCTACAACGTCTACCCGCGCGAGGTCGAGGAGGTCCTGCTCGGCCATCCGCGGGTGGCCCAGGCGGCGGTGTTCGGAGTGCCCCACGACACGCTCGGGGAGGCCGTCCACGCCGTCCTGCGTGTGGCGGCCCCGGAGAAACCGGAGGAGCTGGCCGAGGAGATCCTCGCCTGGACCCGCCACCGCCTGGCCCGGCACAAGTGCCCGCGGCGGGTCACCTTCACCGACGCGTTCCCGGTGGGCCCCACCGGAAAGGTCCTCCGCCACCGACTGGCCGCCGACTGGTCGCCGAACTCGACTCCGGCGACCCCTAGGTGA
- a CDS encoding class I adenylate-forming enzyme family protein — protein sequence MTGRSTTQSAPGHYVTRILDVLARDPRAPRVHTRWGRLDGAAVIGAVRAARAELAAAGAGPGTTVGILTATNHPLTFTARYAAHLLGTTVVYVRSANPGADVLLPAAEQAALLEECGAEVLVVDPAHAARGVELAGVLPRRPAVRVLDIGPYEEHDAEYDTEPAAEHEAAAAGAGPAAEHEAAATGAGPAAGPECAVITYTSGSGGRPKGVRQSFAAWNRLVLDDAAALAAEPREPAARMLVVTPTSHTVAVMADVVLAAGGSLVVHEHFDAGRVLADIGELRITRGYLTVPQLYRLVDHPGAATAELSSLRQLVYSGCTASPARLAEAFRLFGPVLVQCYGSTEAGRITLLDGLDHFETELLPSVGRPFPGVEVRILASGTGRSDHEVEIGEIGEIVVRSAYLMSGYQGDPALTAGTLRDGWLRTGDLGRWDAYGRLHLVDRVGRVVKTAGVKVHPADVERALLTHPAVADCSVYGLPDPVTGEAVHAAVVLRAPSTPSELRAHVAAALSPAHAPDRFVRWPELPLTDSGKPDQRRLRDTAPAAGPGLSTSDESEPTW from the coding sequence GTGACCGGACGATCGACGACGCAGAGCGCACCGGGCCATTACGTCACCCGGATACTCGACGTGCTCGCCCGCGACCCGCGGGCGCCGCGCGTCCACACGCGGTGGGGCCGGCTCGACGGAGCGGCCGTCATCGGCGCGGTCCGCGCGGCCCGCGCCGAGCTCGCGGCGGCGGGTGCCGGGCCGGGCACGACGGTGGGCATCCTCACCGCGACCAACCATCCGCTGACCTTCACCGCGCGCTACGCCGCCCATCTGCTGGGCACGACCGTGGTCTACGTACGCTCCGCCAACCCGGGCGCGGACGTGCTGCTTCCGGCGGCCGAGCAGGCCGCGCTCCTGGAGGAGTGCGGGGCCGAGGTGCTGGTGGTCGACCCGGCGCACGCCGCGCGAGGCGTGGAACTGGCCGGAGTGCTGCCGCGCCGTCCCGCCGTACGCGTGCTCGACATCGGACCGTACGAGGAGCACGACGCCGAGTACGACACCGAACCCGCCGCCGAGCACGAGGCCGCGGCCGCCGGCGCCGGGCCTGCCGCCGAGCACGAGGCCGCCGCCACCGGCGCCGGGCCTGCCGCCGGGCCGGAGTGCGCGGTGATCACGTACACCAGCGGAAGCGGCGGTCGTCCCAAGGGAGTCCGGCAGTCCTTCGCCGCCTGGAACCGGCTCGTCCTCGACGACGCCGCCGCGCTGGCCGCGGAACCCCGGGAGCCCGCCGCGCGGATGCTGGTCGTCACGCCCACCAGCCACACCGTGGCGGTCATGGCCGACGTCGTGCTCGCCGCCGGCGGTTCGCTCGTCGTCCACGAGCACTTCGACGCCGGCCGGGTCCTCGCGGACATCGGCGAGCTGCGGATCACCCGCGGCTACCTCACGGTGCCGCAGCTCTACCGGCTGGTGGACCATCCCGGTGCCGCCACCGCCGAACTCTCCTCGCTGCGCCAGCTCGTCTACAGCGGCTGCACGGCCTCGCCCGCGCGGCTGGCCGAGGCGTTCCGCCTCTTCGGCCCGGTCCTCGTGCAGTGCTACGGCTCCACCGAGGCGGGCCGGATCACCCTGCTCGACGGCCTCGACCACTTCGAGACGGAGCTGCTGCCCAGTGTGGGCCGGCCCTTCCCGGGCGTCGAAGTGCGCATCCTCGCCTCCGGGACGGGCCGGTCGGACCACGAGGTCGAGATCGGCGAGATCGGCGAGATCGTGGTCCGCTCCGCGTACCTGATGAGCGGCTACCAGGGCGATCCCGCGCTGACCGCCGGCACCCTGCGCGACGGCTGGCTGCGCACCGGTGACCTCGGGCGCTGGGACGCGTACGGCCGACTGCACCTCGTCGACCGCGTCGGACGGGTCGTCAAGACCGCCGGGGTCAAGGTCCATCCGGCCGACGTGGAGCGGGCGCTGCTCACCCACCCCGCCGTCGCCGACTGCTCGGTGTACGGACTGCCGGACCCCGTCACCGGCGAGGCGGTGCACGCGGCGGTGGTGCTACGGGCCCCGAGCACCCCGTCCGAGCTGCGCGCCCATGTCGCCGCGGCCCTCTCCCCCGCCCACGCGCCGGACCGCTTCGTCCGGTGGCCCGAACTCCCCCTGACCGACTCCGGGAAGCCCGACCAGCGGCGACTGCGCGATACGGCGCCCGCGGCCGGCCCCGGCCTCTCGACCTCCGATGAAAGCGAGCCGACATGGTGA